GGTGTCGAGAGAAATTACTATATCCCCTAAAAGTGTATGGCCGGGGCCTTCTCCCTGCGGGAAGGTAAGCACATCGGTGGTCCTGTCCATACTTCTGTAGGTGCGGTTAAGCTCTCTCATCCTTTTATCTGCTATGAAAGATACGCAGAGCTCGGCATCGTCGGGAACATCCATATTTTTTAATACGGTCCCGGCAATTTTCCTGAGACGCGATTTATATTTGCCGTCAAGCTCGCCCGTTTCGTCCACTACCGCGATATTCATGCCCGTTATTTTACTCAGGCTTACATCTTTATTAAAGATAATGGAATCCTGGTGAGAAGCCGGATTAATCTTGGACAGAGTCGTAATTTCTGATATGATTCTTAACCATCTATGAAACAGAGAAAAGCCAGGGTCGAAAGAACAACGTCTGAAGTAAAGGTTAAGGTCGAAATAAACCTCGACGGCGAGGGGAATTACGAAATAGATACCGGTATACCGTTTTTCAACCACATGCTGGCCCAGTTCGCAAGGCACGGCTATTTTGACCTGAAAGTATCCGCTATAGGGGATCTCGAAGTGGATTTTCACCACACGGTCGAGGACGTGGGGCTTGCGCTCGGAGATGCGTTCCTCAAGGCCCTGGGCGATAAAAAATCGATAAAGAGGTTCGGAGAGGCGTTCGTGCCTTTTGACGAAACCCTGGCGTTCGCGTCAGTGGACCTGAGCGGAAGGCCGTATCTCGTTTAC
The genomic region above belongs to Deltaproteobacteria bacterium and contains:
- the hisB gene encoding imidazoleglycerol-phosphate dehydratase HisB; amino-acid sequence: MKQRKARVERTTSEVKVKVEINLDGEGNYEIDTGIPFFNHMLAQFARHGYFDLKVSAIGDLEVDFHHTVEDVGLALGDAFLKALGDKKSIKRFGEAFVPFDETLAFASVDLSGRPYLVYRVKVPKSKVGEFDLELGDEFFKSFSNTLMCNLHIELKYGDNLHHNIEAIFKAVGRALDSASGIDPRSTDVPSTKGKL
- the ybeY gene encoding rRNA maturation RNase YbeY — protein: MNIAVVDETGELDGKYKSRLRKIAGTVLKNMDVPDDAELCVSFIADKRMRELNRTYRSMDRTTDVLTFPQGEGPGHTLLGDIVISLDTARRHSVSYGNTPEEEIKKLIVHGILHLLGHDHKKKKEKETMRQKEDELLAVLKEL